From Triticum aestivum cultivar Chinese Spring chromosome 4A, IWGSC CS RefSeq v2.1, whole genome shotgun sequence, a single genomic window includes:
- the LOC123087738 gene encoding G-type lectin S-receptor-like serine/threonine-protein kinase At1g34300, translating to MRPLRGDPGAGADLAVLCCCFLLLSFLSHGADMPLGSSLSPAANSTSWSSPNSTVSLGFAPSPTSRSLFVAAVTYAGGVPVWSAGAGAAVDSRGSLRLSSSGDLQLVKGSGAVLWSSGTAGQGVAAAALQESGNLVLKNSRGRVVWQSFDHPTDTVVMSQSFTSCMNLTSGPYVFAVDRSGNLTLSWASAGAAPVTYFNKGYNNSFTANKTVTLTMQTNGIVSLNDGSLVNPVVVAYSSNYGESDDMLRFLRLESDGNFRAYSAGRGSGTATEQWSAVADQCQVFGYCGNMGVCSYNRTSPVCGCPSRNFELNDAANPRSGCKRKTELQNCPGNSTMLQLDNTQFLTYPPEIAIEQFYVGITACRLDCLASRSCVGATALSDGSGLCWLKVSNFVSAYQSASLPSASFIKVCFPGLPSPAVVAGH from the coding sequence ATGCGGCCTCTACGGGGAGATCCCGGAGCCGGAGCGGATCTTGCTGTCCTCTGCTGCTGCTTCTTGCTCCTCTCCTTCCTGTCCCATGGCGCGGACATGCCCCTAGGCTCCTCCCTCTCGCCGGCGGCCAATTCGACCTCGTGGTCGTCGCCCAACTCCACCGTCTCCCTCGGCTTCGCGCCGTCCCCGACCTCCCGGTCGCTCTTCGTGGCCGCGGTCACCTATGCCGGCGGCGTCCCCGTCTGGTCCGCCGGAGCCGGCGCGGCCGTGGATTCGAGGGGCTCGCTCCGCCTCTCGTCCTCCGGCGATCTGCAACTGGTCAAAGGATCCGGGGCCGTGCTATGGTCGTCCGGCACCGCCGGCCagggcgtcgccgccgccgccctgcaagAGAGCGGCAACCTCGTGCTCAAGAATTCCAGGGGGCGCGTCGTGTGGCAGTCATTTGACCACCCGACGGACACCGTGGTCATGTCGCAGAGCTTCACCTCCTGCATGAACCTCACCTCCGGCCCCTACGTCTTCGCCGTCGATAGGTCCGGCAACCTCACGCTCAGCTGGGCCAGCGCCGGCGCCGCCCCCGTCACCTACTTCAATAAGGGCTACAACAACTCCTTCACCGCCAACAAGACAGTCACGCTCACGATGCAGACCAACGGCATCGTCTCCCTCAACGACGGCTCCCTCGTCAACCCCGTCGTGGTCGCCTACAGCAGCAACTACGGCGAGAGCGACGACATGTTGCGCTTCTTGCGCCTCGAGTCGGACGGCAACTTCCGCGCCTACAGCGCCGGGCGCGGCAGCGGCACGGCGACGGAGCAGTGGTCGGCGGTGGCGGACCAATGCCAGGTGTTCGGCTACTGCGGCAACATGGGCGTGTGCAGCTACAACCGCACGTCGCCGGTTTGCGGCTGCCCGTCGCGGAACTTCGAGCTCAACGACGCCGCCAACCCCCGCAGCGGGTGCAAGCGCAAGACCGAGCTCCAGAACTGCCCGGGCAACTCCACCATGCTCCAGCTCGACAACACGCAGTTCCTCACCTACCCGCCGGAGATCGCGATCGAGCAGTTCTACGTCGGCATCACGGCATGCCGCCTCGACTGCCTCGCCAGCCGCTCCTGCGTCGGCGCCACCGCGCTTTCCGACGGCTCCGGCCTCTGCTGGCTCAAGGTGTCCAACTTCGTCAGCGCCTACCAGTCGGCGTCGCTCCCCAGCGCGTCTTTCATCAAGGTCTGCTTCCCCGGCCTCCCCAGTCCGGCTGTTGTCGCCGGGCACTAA